Proteins from one Epinephelus moara isolate mb chromosome 1, YSFRI_EMoa_1.0, whole genome shotgun sequence genomic window:
- the LOC126391459 gene encoding inactive serine protease PAMR1-like: protein MFIAVSLAANMLTFLTRKVPVSPLLDPRIYYLLLNLCFCVTAWPHGDNCPSSEWSVMCRPCCEYHLIQCRCPSKGSKVGYTVPCCRNALNQCDPCIFHPGCSLFENCKTCHNGTWKANDNFFVNGKYCTECRQGWSGGDCRTCGGVIHRAQGHIAMESYPINARCEWTVQVERGRSIELRFSLLSLEPDHNCRYDYIEVRDGDDLSSPVIGRFCGDLLPPPIKSSGNVLHILFASDGYNNFDGFVLTFQERSGRTSPVSAIKDPVCAPPEKPMNGYLLPIYGPKQELVSVNYRCHPPFKLTGSQQRICLPNSTWSGPVPSCVKGQTSRVRCRPPPKLLNGYHRPAPNTADGAEVIGFFCKNSFILSGNHQSTCLSNGSWSSWPPKCVRACREPKVSDLVRQNVVKPYVISRENPEQRITLSARYNMHDLLSAGFIPLTSKKGDTADVELPHGFHQVYTSIEYTCASPLYRNTGSSRRTCLKSGRWSGRHVTCTPACGKLNTSTPHNLTDAPWPWHAAVYIRSPPDHTSSTHRPHGVTLSIQQGASEESTFWYLACSGALLSQRSVLVAAQCVVDKDKQQTLHPAQVKVVIGVRQQTPKDRLKSLHLRVSDILVHASFHSAPDSNVAVLKLKDKAKVSEHVLPVCLPKVQGGEVTAQEAYTARWILPSDHRHLSRYTPSSQTRLVELADVTQCEREFAQGGTHNTEISDNKLCVITKPSSPQSPCPSVIPGIIIAPAGFSATSGVLPGHEETRGASSTGWQLLGLETLSFTDENCHQQTHRVQTWIANFRDWIEKNMK from the exons GTGACAATTGCCCGAGCTCTGAGTGGAGCGTCATGTGTCGTCCGTGTTGTGAGTACCACCTGATCCAGTGTCGGTGTCCCTCAAAAGGGTCGAAGGTCGGCTACACTGTTCCCTGCTGCCGCAATGCTCTGAATCAGTGTGACCCCTGTATCTTTCACCCAG GTTGCAGTTTGTTTGAGAACTGTAAAACCTGTCACAATGGAACATGGAAAGCCAATGACAACTTCTTTGTCAATGGAAAGTATTGTACTGAGTGTCGCCAAGGCTGGAGTGGAGGGGACTGTAGAA CATGTGGAGGTGTCATTCACCGGGCTCAAGGTCACATAGCCATGGAGAGCTACCCAATAAACGCCAGATGTGAATGGACAGTGCAAGTGGAGAGGGGCAGAAGCATCGAGCTGAG GTTTTCACTGCTCAGCCTGGAGCCTGATCACAACTGTCGTTATGACTACATCGAGGTGCGTGATGGCGACGATCTGAGCTCCCCTGTGATTGGCCGGTTTTGTGGGGATCTGCTGCCTCCTCCAATAAAAAGCTCTGGGAACGTCTTACACATCCTGTTCGCCTCAGATGGCTACAACAACTTTGATGGATTTGTTCTCACTTTTCAGGAACGTTCAGGCAG AACATCACCAGTTTCAGCCATCAAGGATCCAGTGTGCGCACCTCCAGAGAAACCAATGAATGGATATTTGCTGCCTATATATGGACCAAAGCAGGAGCTTGTGTCTGTAAACTACCGGTGCCATCCACCTTTCAAGCTGACTGGCTCCCAGCAGAGGATCTGTCTGCCTAACAGCACGTGGAGTGGCCCAGTTCCTTCATGTGTAAAAG GACAAACAAGCAGAGTCCGGTGTCGCCCTCCACCAAAATTGCTCAATGGCTACCACAGACCGGCTCCTAACACAGCTGATGGTGCAGAGGTTATTGGGTTTTTCTGTAAAAATTCCTTCATCCTGAGTGGAAACCACCAGAGTACCTGCCTCTCTAATGGATCCTGGAGTAGCTGGCCACCCAAGTGTGTGAGAG CATGTCGAGAGCCCAAAGTGTCTGACCTTGTGCGACAAAATGTTGTGAAGCCATATGTGATATCCAG aGAGAATCCAGAGCAAAGAATCACCCTCTCAGCCAGGTACAACATGCACGATTTGTTGTCAGCTGGTTTTATTCCACTAACATCAAAAAAAGGCGACACTGCCGACGTGGAGCTCCCTCACGGCTTTCACCAAGTCTACACGAGCATCGAGTACACATGTGCATCCCCACTCTACCGCAACACAGGAAGCTCCCGACGCACTTGTCTGAAGTCTGGCAGGTGGAGTGGGCGCCATGTTACCTGCACACCAG CTTGTggcaaactcaacacttccacTCCACACAACCTCACAGACGCACCATGGCCGTGGCATGCAGCTGTCTACATCCGCTCACCTCCTGATCACACTTCCAGCACCCACAGGCCCCATGGGGTGACCCTGTCTATCCAGCAGGGGGCCTCAGAGGAGTCCACATTCTGGTACCTTGCCTGCAGCGGGGCTCTGCTCAGCCAGCGTAGCGTCCTGGTGGCAGCTCAGTGTGTGGTCGACAAGGACAAGCAGCAGACCCTTCACCCAGCACAAGTGAAGGTTGTCATAGGCGTACGGCAGCAGACACCCAAGGACCGGCTGAAAAGCCTGCACCTCAGG GTTTCAGACATTTTAGTCCATGCGAGTTTTCACTCTGCACCGGACTCCAACGTGGCTGTGCTCAAGCTAAAAGACAAGGCCAAGGTCAGTGAGCATGTGCTGCCAGTGTGTCTACCCAAAGTGCAAGGTGGAGAGGTGACAGCGCAGGAGGCTTACACTGCAAGGTGGATTTTACCCAGCGATCACAGGCACCTGAGCCGCTACACTCCCTCGAGCCAGACGAGACTTGTCGAGTTGGCAGATGTAACTCAGTGCGAACGAGAATTTGCTCAAGGAGGAACACATAACACAGAGATCAGTGACAACAAACTGTGTGTCATAACAAAGCCATCCAGTCCTCAAAGCCCTTGTCCCAGTGTTATTCCAGGTATCATAATTGCGCCAGCTGGGTTTTCAGCTACAAGTGGTGTCCTGCCGGGTCACGAGGAGACTCGGGGAGCCTCCAGCACGGGCTGGCAGCTTCTTGGTTTGGAGACTTTAAGCTTTACGGACGAGAACTGCCACCAGCAGACTCATAGAGTTCAGACATGGATAGCCAATTTTCGAGACTGGATAGAGAAAAACATGAAGTAG